In the Geobacter sp. FeAm09 genome, one interval contains:
- a CDS encoding Na/Pi symporter: MPLQAEFPGTNELWSSTDMPLSLIEGALGGIGLFLLGMRLMSDGIRTVADARIRDVFTTLTSNRFYSMLFGMAAALAVNSGSAAVIFTMGLVNGGVLNTFQALSVLGGVLIGASLPLHIHIIPYSLISTPLIFSGVVLKFFARKRRYANAGDLILGVGLLFLGLTLLEGSYRPFDHHPFYTTFNELFFHQPILATLFGALVSFLVQSARSSVTVVASLSSGYQIDPVTASRMVLGGLIGVAAMGALASVGGNSVTRRVATTYLFFAFSVALLLVPLASLMLEAAQRLPFAEWSGACSAGQPLFCQLSWVHTVSSFLVACILIAISAPLARMLGGSSAITGSGAVASQPCAGYLDERILNTPPWPWNRSARKSSA, from the coding sequence ATGCCGCTTCAGGCAGAGTTTCCCGGAACTAATGAATTATGGAGCAGTACCGATATGCCTCTCAGTCTGATTGAGGGCGCCTTGGGTGGGATCGGCCTTTTTTTGCTCGGTATGCGTCTGATGTCGGACGGCATCCGGACCGTGGCCGATGCCCGCATCAGGGACGTCTTTACCACGCTTACCTCCAACCGCTTCTATTCCATGCTGTTCGGCATGGCCGCCGCCTTGGCGGTTAATTCCGGCAGCGCTGCGGTGATCTTCACCATGGGCCTCGTCAACGGCGGCGTCCTGAATACCTTTCAGGCGCTGAGTGTTTTGGGGGGAGTCCTCATCGGCGCCTCGCTGCCGCTGCACATCCACATCATCCCCTACAGCCTGATTTCCACTCCGCTCATCTTTTCCGGCGTCGTGCTCAAATTCTTTGCCCGCAAGCGCCGCTATGCCAACGCCGGTGACCTCATCCTGGGAGTCGGCCTGCTCTTTCTGGGGCTGACCCTCCTGGAGGGGAGCTATCGCCCCTTTGACCATCACCCCTTCTACACCACCTTCAACGAGTTGTTTTTCCACCAGCCGATCCTGGCAACCCTCTTCGGGGCGCTGGTATCGTTCCTCGTGCAGTCGGCCCGCTCTTCGGTAACGGTCGTGGCCTCACTGTCGTCGGGGTATCAGATCGATCCCGTAACCGCCTCGCGCATGGTGTTGGGAGGCCTGATCGGTGTAGCGGCCATGGGGGCCCTGGCATCGGTCGGGGGGAATTCCGTGACCCGCAGGGTCGCCACGACCTACCTGTTTTTTGCCTTCTCGGTGGCCCTGCTGCTCGTGCCCCTGGCTTCGCTCATGCTGGAGGCCGCCCAGCGCCTGCCGTTCGCCGAATGGTCGGGCGCCTGTAGCGCGGGGCAACCGCTTTTCTGCCAACTGTCATGGGTGCATACGGTTTCCAGCTTTCTGGTGGCGTGTATCCTGATAGCCATCAGCGCTCCCCTGGCCCGCATGCTCGGCGGCTCATCCGCAATCACCGGCAGTGGGGCGGTCGCGTCCCAGCCGTGTGCCGGATACCTGGACGAGCGCATCCTCAATACCCCCCCCTGGCCATGGAACAGGTCCGCAAGGAAATCGTCCGCATGA
- a CDS encoding diguanylate cyclase translates to MVLGKATVPAHRSRTGEGELASLVEIGTALTGSLALRDALAAILKQADRLIGPRAWALLLMDESSGGLVVEVAAPSLAEDHNGARLEPGEGIGGWVALHGRPLLVPDVQKDGRFAAHMDARMPFAVRSVACVPLMIKERIIGVVELSNSYDEPPFNDADVTICSAIADFAAIALENARNYDRINELVITDDLTGLYNSRYFEQLLDTEIERASRYGTCLSLVFLDLDHLKSVNDAHGHLVGSRMLSEFGRLIGDNIRSSDMAARFGGDEYAVVLPHTSREQALAMAAKLLDLMRAAGFHADDGQPVRLTASFGVASFPQDARTRVELIRAADMAMYDAKRAGRGTIRSFVHTPAPL, encoded by the coding sequence ATGGTCCTTGGCAAGGCAACCGTCCCGGCGCACCGTTCCCGGACAGGGGAAGGGGAGTTGGCATCGTTGGTGGAAATCGGCACGGCCCTGACCGGAAGCCTTGCGCTTCGCGATGCCCTGGCGGCAATCCTGAAACAGGCTGATCGCCTGATCGGGCCGAGGGCCTGGGCGCTGTTGCTCATGGACGAGTCTTCCGGCGGGCTGGTCGTTGAGGTGGCCGCTCCGTCCCTGGCCGAAGATCATAACGGTGCCAGGCTGGAACCGGGGGAGGGCATCGGCGGTTGGGTCGCCTTGCACGGCAGGCCGCTGCTTGTGCCGGATGTGCAGAAAGACGGGCGGTTTGCCGCCCATATGGACGCCCGTATGCCCTTTGCCGTCCGCTCGGTTGCCTGTGTGCCGCTCATGATCAAGGAGCGGATCATCGGGGTCGTCGAACTGAGCAACAGCTATGACGAACCTCCCTTCAACGACGCCGATGTGACGATCTGCTCGGCCATTGCCGATTTTGCCGCCATAGCCCTGGAAAACGCCCGCAACTACGACCGGATCAACGAGCTCGTCATCACCGACGACCTGACCGGACTGTACAACTCCCGTTATTTCGAACAGCTTCTCGACACCGAGATCGAACGGGCCTCCCGTTACGGCACGTGCCTGTCCCTCGTGTTTCTCGATCTGGACCACCTGAAGAGCGTCAACGACGCCCACGGCCATTTGGTCGGGAGCCGGATGCTGAGCGAGTTCGGCAGGCTGATCGGCGACAATATCCGTTCCAGCGACATGGCTGCCCGCTTCGGCGGCGACGAATACGCCGTTGTGCTGCCCCATACCAGCCGGGAGCAGGCGTTGGCCATGGCGGCCAAACTGCTCGATCTCATGCGCGCTGCTGGTTTCCATGCCGATGACGGCCAGCCAGTCCGGCTCACGGCCAGCTTTGGCGTGGCCAGCTTCCCACAGGACGCCCGGACCAGGGTGGAACTGATCCGGGCCGCCGATATGGCCATGTATGACGCGAAACGGGCAGGGAGGGGCACCATCAGGTCTTTTGTCCACACGCCCGCTCCCTTGTAA
- a CDS encoding homocysteine synthase: MENRTPAIETLALHAGQSPDSATLSRAVPIYQTSSYVFKNSEHAANLFGLKEPGNIYTRLMNPTTDVLEQRLAAMEGGVGALAVASGQAAITYAVLNITQAGQNIVSTNYLYGGTYNLFHYTLPKLGITVKFVDSSDPENVRRAIDENTRLVYSESVGNPKNNVDDFEAIGAIAHAAGIPFIVDNTVTTPLLFKPLEHGADIVVYSLTKFIGGHGTSIGGAVVDGGKFPWDSGRFPEFTEPDPSYHGLKYWEALGNLSYILKMRVTLLRDMGACLSPFNAFQFLQGLETLHVRMPRHVENARAVAVWLEQSPLVAWVNYPGLASHKDHARARKYLPKGEGAIIGFGIKGGLEAGKKFIDNVKLLSHLANIGDAKSLVIHPASTTHQQLSEEEQAASGVTADFIRLSIGLENIDDIIADIQQALEASQR, translated from the coding sequence ATGGAAAACAGAACACCCGCCATTGAAACATTAGCGCTCCATGCCGGCCAGTCGCCCGACTCTGCTACCCTTTCCCGCGCGGTCCCCATCTACCAGACCTCGTCCTATGTTTTCAAGAATTCCGAGCACGCGGCCAACCTGTTCGGCCTGAAGGAGCCCGGCAATATCTACACCCGTTTGATGAACCCCACCACCGACGTGCTGGAACAGCGCCTGGCCGCCATGGAAGGCGGCGTCGGGGCGTTGGCGGTCGCCTCGGGCCAGGCCGCCATCACCTATGCCGTGCTCAATATCACCCAGGCCGGCCAGAACATCGTCTCCACCAATTATCTGTACGGCGGCACCTATAACCTCTTTCACTACACCCTGCCCAAGCTCGGCATCACGGTGAAGTTCGTGGATTCTTCGGACCCCGAGAACGTGCGCCGCGCCATCGACGAAAACACCCGCCTGGTCTACAGCGAATCGGTGGGCAACCCCAAGAACAACGTTGACGACTTCGAGGCCATCGGCGCCATCGCCCATGCGGCCGGAATCCCGTTCATCGTCGACAATACGGTGACGACGCCGCTTCTGTTCAAGCCGCTGGAGCATGGGGCCGACATCGTGGTCTACTCCCTTACCAAGTTTATCGGCGGTCACGGTACCAGCATCGGCGGGGCCGTGGTGGACGGCGGGAAGTTCCCCTGGGACAGCGGCCGGTTCCCGGAATTCACCGAGCCGGACCCCTCCTATCATGGCCTGAAATACTGGGAGGCCCTGGGCAATCTCTCCTATATCCTCAAGATGCGGGTTACGCTGCTGCGCGACATGGGGGCCTGCCTCTCCCCCTTCAACGCATTCCAGTTCCTGCAGGGGCTCGAAACGCTCCACGTCCGCATGCCGCGCCACGTGGAAAACGCCCGCGCCGTGGCCGTCTGGCTGGAGCAGAGCCCGCTCGTCGCCTGGGTCAACTACCCCGGCCTGGCCAGCCACAAGGACCACGCCCGTGCCCGCAAGTACCTGCCCAAAGGTGAAGGGGCCATCATCGGTTTCGGCATCAAGGGGGGCCTGGAGGCTGGCAAGAAGTTCATCGACAACGTCAAGCTGCTCTCGCACCTGGCCAATATCGGCGACGCCAAATCGCTGGTCATCCACCCGGCCTCCACCACGCATCAGCAACTCTCCGAGGAGGAGCAGGCGGCGTCCGGCGTCACGGCGGACTTCATCAGGCTTTCCATCGGTCTGGAGAACATCGACGACATCATCGCCGACATCCAGCAGGCCCTGGAGGCGTCCCAGCGGTAA
- the queD gene encoding 6-carboxytetrahydropterin synthase QueD — translation MYKLTIRTSFAAAHNLINYQGDCENLHGHNWKVEVTVTARELDKAGLGIDFKVLKREAGVVINELDHKYLNENPAFHDVSPSSEHISRYLYQRLSERLNNDVITVDSVTVWESDNASACYYE, via the coding sequence ATGTATAAACTCACGATCCGCACGAGCTTCGCCGCAGCCCATAACCTGATCAACTACCAGGGGGACTGCGAGAATCTGCACGGCCACAACTGGAAGGTGGAAGTGACCGTGACCGCCAGGGAACTCGACAAGGCCGGGCTGGGTATCGACTTCAAGGTGCTCAAGCGCGAGGCGGGCGTTGTCATTAACGAACTGGACCATAAGTACCTCAACGAAAACCCGGCCTTTCACGACGTATCCCCCTCCTCGGAGCATATCTCGCGCTACCTGTACCAGCGCCTCTCCGAGCGTCTCAACAACGATGTCATCACCGTGGACTCCGTGACCGTCTGGGAGTCGGACAACGCCTCTGCCTGCTATTATGAGTAA
- a CDS encoding Na/Pi cotransporter family protein, giving the protein MEQVRKEIVRMMSVTAFMYADMHEVLSDFDARRADTIRQHEQVLDSLNHEITTFLAALARIADSPEISYDIPGLFQTVSDLEHVGDRCENILKGIVGKKEAGVVFSEDAMDDLKRLAQVVAGAIGDTEQMIRHGFIRDGFDLAAAKGAARVAFDTARQNHFERMSNGTCPPRAAKLFNEMTSDFEGIARLCWNIIACQERRR; this is encoded by the coding sequence ATGGAACAGGTCCGCAAGGAAATCGTCCGCATGATGTCGGTGACGGCGTTCATGTACGCCGATATGCACGAAGTCCTCTCCGATTTCGACGCCCGCAGGGCGGATACCATTCGGCAGCATGAGCAGGTGCTCGATTCGCTCAATCACGAGATCACCACGTTCCTTGCCGCCCTGGCCCGAATCGCGGACAGCCCCGAGATCAGCTACGACATCCCCGGGCTTTTTCAGACGGTCAGCGACCTGGAGCATGTGGGGGACCGTTGCGAAAACATCCTGAAGGGCATTGTCGGCAAAAAAGAGGCAGGCGTCGTTTTCTCGGAAGATGCGATGGACGACCTGAAGCGGCTTGCCCAGGTCGTGGCCGGCGCCATCGGCGATACCGAACAGATGATCCGGCACGGTTTCATCCGGGACGGTTTCGATCTGGCGGCGGCAAAGGGAGCGGCCCGCGTCGCCTTCGACACCGCACGGCAGAACCATTTCGAGCGGATGAGCAACGGCACCTGCCCGCCGCGGGCCGCCAAGCTGTTCAATGAGATGACGTCGGACTTCGAGGGGATTGCCCGGTTATGCTGGAACATCATCGCCTGCCAGGAGAGGAGACGCTGA
- a CDS encoding MarR family winged helix-turn-helix transcriptional regulator: protein MEKFGLVERHPHPHDRRAYQIRLTPRGRALEPQLRECSKKALAKLTSGLNNKEIAELGRILEILRGETRIYEKPSF from the coding sequence TTGGAAAAATTCGGCCTGGTGGAGCGGCACCCCCATCCCCACGACCGGCGGGCGTACCAGATCAGGCTCACCCCCCGGGGGAGAGCCCTGGAACCCCAATTGCGGGAATGTTCGAAAAAGGCCCTGGCAAAACTCACCAGCGGCCTGAATAATAAGGAAATTGCCGAACTCGGTCGCATACTGGAGATCCTTCGCGGAGAAACGAGGATATATGAGAAACCTTCTTTTTAG
- a CDS encoding creatininase family protein, translating into MIIEEMTMTEFEAGLALTRTVLIPFGSVEEHGSHLPLSTDTLEAYEVCKKASRITPLFVAPPVHYGNCRSTARHPGTISISTQTLGALFQDIVTALRGQGLRRFVALTGHAGGAHRMALQDAGEALIARFEDISVAVVSEFDLAGNEGRDIIETPGDSHAGEIETSRILHTHPHLVKGRAPREFPRFPNGILVRDKRRYWPGGVWGDPGKASAEKGARLEELLVRKLVELVREMKKDHDE; encoded by the coding sequence GTGATCATTGAAGAGATGACCATGACCGAGTTCGAGGCCGGCCTGGCGCTGACCCGGACCGTGCTGATACCCTTCGGCTCGGTGGAGGAGCACGGCAGCCATCTCCCGCTCTCCACCGATACCCTTGAGGCCTATGAGGTCTGCAAGAAGGCCTCCCGGATAACGCCGCTGTTCGTGGCCCCTCCGGTTCACTACGGCAATTGCCGCTCCACGGCGCGGCATCCCGGCACCATCTCCATTTCGACCCAGACCCTGGGGGCGCTGTTTCAGGATATCGTCACGGCATTGCGGGGGCAGGGGCTGCGCCGCTTCGTGGCCCTGACGGGGCATGCCGGCGGTGCGCACCGCATGGCGCTCCAGGATGCGGGCGAGGCGCTGATCGCCCGTTTCGAGGACATCTCGGTGGCGGTGGTGAGCGAGTTCGACCTGGCCGGGAATGAGGGACGGGACATCATCGAAACGCCGGGCGACTCCCATGCGGGTGAAATCGAGACTTCCCGCATCCTCCACACCCACCCCCATCTGGTCAAGGGGCGTGCACCCCGCGAGTTTCCCCGTTTCCCCAACGGTATCCTGGTACGCGACAAGCGCCGCTACTGGCCCGGCGGCGTGTGGGGCGACCCGGGCAAGGCCTCGGCGGAAAAGGGGGCCCGGTTGGAGGAGTTGCTGGTGCGAAAGCTGGTCGAACTGGTGCGGGAGATGAAAAAGGATCATGATGAATAG
- a CDS encoding HU family DNA-binding protein, with the protein MNKSELIEQLAIRKDISNKRAEEIVNLIFNSMTEAMVEGERIEIRGLGSFVIKSYDTYTGRNPKTGEQITVSPKKLPFFKVGKELKERVLG; encoded by the coding sequence ATGAACAAATCCGAGCTTATTGAGCAGTTGGCGATCAGGAAGGACATCTCCAACAAACGGGCTGAAGAGATCGTTAATCTTATTTTCAACTCCATGACCGAAGCCATGGTGGAAGGCGAACGCATCGAGATTCGCGGGCTGGGCAGCTTTGTCATCAAGAGTTACGACACCTACACCGGGAGAAACCCCAAAACAGGCGAGCAGATAACGGTTAGCCCCAAAAAGCTCCCCTTCTTCAAGGTCGGCAAGGAGTTGAAGGAGCGGGTGCTCGGTTAG
- a CDS encoding MarR family winged helix-turn-helix transcriptional regulator, with protein sequence MMIYHRLMKDCHAMHDVEKSIGFLLAKAYQRAFALFREELDTFDLTPPQYALLAFLWQQDGLTQVELSEKSQVDRTTLGG encoded by the coding sequence ATGATGATATATCATCGTTTAATGAAGGATTGCCACGCCATGCACGATGTGGAGAAAAGTATCGGTTTTCTGCTGGCAAAGGCCTACCAACGGGCCTTTGCCCTGTTCAGGGAAGAGTTGGACACGTTCGACCTGACGCCTCCCCAGTACGCTCTTCTGGCCTTTCTCTGGCAACAGGACGGATTGACCCAGGTGGAATTGTCCGAGAAAAGCCAGGTCGATCGTACCACGCTGGGGGGCTGA
- a CDS encoding class I SAM-dependent RNA methyltransferase encodes MTSPVAIIDSLAFGGNGVCRIDGKVCFVPLSCPGDEVRLAVTAEKRSYLTARIVELVTPSPLRVPPPCPLFGTCGGCSWQHIAYSHQLAAKRSIHAETLWRGGRVPGERVGEAVASPREYGYRNRVQFKLHAAPDGLKIGFFRNASHFVEDAAQGCPIAAPAINEALSNLRSVLASFAEPAAIPQINIECGDDEAVATINYIGNDHDAVARFFQGCFHELAPLTGIFLQSGRKSTLRKICGDGYLAYSMPATAPDSPPATLTFRPGGFSQVNGSQNRAILEIVRRMAAFRGHEHLLDLYCGNGNFSLPLAGCVAGITGLEGYGDSISAARDNCRLNGVSNAEYLCTDAAEGVARLAAAGRRFDTVILDPPRTGAAEAMTGLSGLKPDTIIYISCDSSTLARDCGLLARQGYHVAESVPLDMFPQTFHLESVTLLHREQSEVAA; translated from the coding sequence ATGACGTCACCGGTTGCGATTATCGACAGCCTCGCCTTTGGCGGCAACGGGGTATGCCGCATCGACGGCAAGGTCTGCTTTGTCCCTCTGAGCTGTCCCGGCGATGAGGTCCGCCTGGCGGTCACAGCAGAGAAACGCTCGTACCTGACGGCCCGAATTGTCGAGCTTGTCACCCCGTCACCCCTGCGGGTTCCCCCTCCCTGTCCGTTATTCGGCACGTGCGGTGGCTGCAGTTGGCAGCATATCGCCTATTCCCACCAGCTTGCGGCAAAGCGGAGCATCCACGCCGAGACCCTGTGGCGGGGCGGCCGGGTGCCCGGAGAACGGGTAGGGGAGGCCGTAGCCTCGCCCCGGGAATACGGCTACCGCAACCGGGTCCAGTTCAAGCTGCACGCCGCCCCGGACGGGCTGAAGATCGGTTTTTTCCGCAATGCCAGCCATTTTGTGGAGGATGCCGCCCAGGGGTGTCCCATCGCCGCGCCGGCCATCAACGAGGCCCTGTCCAACCTGCGGAGCGTCCTGGCGTCGTTTGCCGAGCCGGCCGCCATCCCCCAGATCAACATCGAATGCGGCGATGACGAAGCGGTCGCAACGATCAATTACATCGGAAACGACCATGATGCCGTTGCCCGCTTCTTCCAGGGGTGTTTTCATGAACTGGCCCCCCTGACCGGCATCTTCCTGCAGAGTGGCCGCAAATCCACCCTCAGGAAGATCTGCGGAGACGGCTATCTCGCTTATTCCATGCCGGCCACCGCTCCGGACTCCCCGCCGGCCACGCTCACCTTCCGGCCGGGTGGATTCTCCCAGGTGAATGGTAGCCAGAACCGCGCCATTTTGGAGATTGTCCGGCGTATGGCGGCGTTTCGCGGCCATGAGCACCTGCTCGACCTCTACTGCGGCAACGGCAATTTTTCCTTGCCCCTGGCCGGTTGCGTGGCGGGCATAACCGGGTTGGAGGGGTACGGGGATTCCATCTCGGCGGCCCGGGACAACTGCCGCTTGAATGGCGTATCCAATGCGGAATACCTCTGCACCGATGCCGCCGAGGGGGTCGCGCGGCTTGCCGCAGCGGGGCGGCGATTCGACACGGTGATCCTGGACCCGCCCCGTACCGGAGCGGCAGAAGCCATGACGGGGCTCAGCGGCCTGAAGCCGGACACGATCATCTATATATCCTGCGATTCCAGCACCCTGGCCCGGGACTGCGGCCTTCTGGCGCGGCAGGGGTATCACGTGGCGGAGAGTGTCCCGCTCGATATGTTTCCCCAGACATTCCATTTGGAAAGCGTGACCCTGCTTCACAGGGAACAATCGGAGGTGGCGGCGTGA
- a CDS encoding L-threonylcarbamoyladenylate synthase — MLLPLDPEHPQPHQVARVVDCLKKGGIIAYPTDTTYGIGCSIFNKKGIERIYLMKGRERRKPFSFICSSLSEVAHYAKVDNNAFKILKRYLPGPYTFVLEATRDVPDLLLTRQKTAGIRIPDNRICLDLVLALGNPIITTSANLSGEDPVGDPRIIEDTFGHQLDFVIDGGLLTTDVSSVVALTGTVPEVLRAGVGDVSWCV; from the coding sequence ATGTTGCTGCCCCTGGACCCCGAACATCCCCAGCCCCACCAGGTCGCCCGTGTTGTGGACTGCCTGAAAAAGGGCGGTATTATTGCCTATCCCACCGATACGACCTACGGCATCGGCTGCTCCATCTTCAACAAAAAGGGGATCGAGCGCATCTACCTCATGAAGGGGCGCGAGCGGCGCAAACCGTTTTCGTTCATCTGCTCAAGCCTGTCCGAGGTAGCCCACTATGCCAAGGTCGATAATAATGCCTTCAAGATCCTGAAACGTTACCTCCCCGGTCCCTATACCTTTGTGCTGGAAGCCACCCGCGATGTGCCCGACCTGCTCTTGACCCGCCAGAAAACGGCTGGCATCAGGATTCCGGACAACCGCATCTGCCTGGACCTGGTGCTGGCGCTGGGAAACCCGATCATCACCACCAGCGCCAACCTTTCCGGTGAGGACCCGGTCGGCGACCCGCGCATCATTGAAGACACCTTCGGCCATCAGCTCGATTTCGTCATCGACGGCGGTCTCCTCACCACCGATGTCAGTTCGGTGGTGGCATTGACCGGAACCGTCCCCGAGGTGCTGAGGGCCGGCGTGGGCGACGTGTCGTGGTGTGTCTGA
- a CDS encoding lipopolysaccharide assembly protein LapB, with protein MNILKKLFSKNPADMVARGDRFLKEHHYFEARCAYEDARRLLSGSNGAQGAEALLAVCEERIGSANHALAGLNISEAESALSRGLPDKALEHLELAKSLTDDAVLREKAEELAALCCGNDAEQRESASVSGCSSCSSCAPEEYVTSDFSDVNMPLMEYYDLLIQQLPREMYGRYSDLGEEFASMYVIASGNRHGDALKQLEAWYTGSDHDIYCYEKGMIQFRLGDVTTAETCFREAIVTNGANSLAHLGLALLLIEGQRLHEAGQQLEAMMAAGILAEQSRMLRADVHVLAGDTDRAIDMYSGLLATPAARMAAERLRDVLMQCGRSNDAAYIVRRYLGGCGH; from the coding sequence GTGAATATCCTGAAAAAACTGTTTTCCAAGAATCCTGCCGACATGGTGGCGCGTGGCGACCGGTTCCTGAAGGAACACCATTATTTCGAGGCCCGTTGCGCCTATGAGGATGCCCGGCGGCTCCTTTCCGGTTCGAACGGCGCACAGGGGGCGGAGGCGCTGCTGGCTGTCTGTGAAGAGCGGATCGGCAGCGCCAATCATGCGTTGGCCGGGTTGAATATCAGCGAGGCGGAATCCGCCTTGAGCCGGGGGCTGCCGGATAAGGCGCTCGAGCACCTGGAGCTGGCAAAATCGCTGACTGACGATGCCGTACTACGGGAAAAGGCGGAAGAGTTGGCTGCCCTCTGTTGCGGAAACGACGCTGAACAGAGAGAAAGCGCTTCCGTAAGTGGGTGTTCTTCGTGCAGTTCCTGTGCTCCGGAAGAATACGTAACAAGCGATTTTAGCGACGTAAATATGCCGTTAATGGAATATTATGATCTGTTGATCCAGCAGCTTCCGCGTGAAATGTATGGACGGTATTCCGATTTGGGAGAGGAATTTGCATCGATGTACGTGATTGCCAGCGGGAACCGGCATGGCGACGCTTTAAAGCAACTTGAAGCGTGGTATACTGGTTCAGATCACGATATTTACTGCTACGAAAAGGGCATGATCCAGTTTCGGCTTGGCGACGTCACGACGGCTGAAACCTGTTTTCGTGAGGCAATCGTGACAAATGGCGCTAATTCCCTGGCCCATTTGGGATTGGCCCTGCTGTTGATCGAAGGACAACGGCTTCATGAGGCGGGACAGCAGCTTGAGGCCATGATGGCGGCCGGGATATTGGCGGAACAGTCCCGGATGCTGCGCGCGGATGTCCATGTTCTTGCCGGTGACACTGACCGGGCAATCGATATGTATAGCGGGCTTCTGGCTACTCCGGCGGCCCGTATGGCGGCCGAGAGGCTCCGCGATGTTCTGATGCAGTGCGGCCGCAGCAATGACGCAGCATATATCGTAAGGCGATATCTCGGGGGGTGTGGTCACTGA
- a CDS encoding 7-carboxy-7-deazaguanine synthase QueE: MSNPARVSEIFSSIQGEGYLAGRRQIFIRLDECNLDCRYCDTVYESGASCQVETAPGSGVLHALPQPPGADALVRLVGEWCHRLPGAHHSISVTGGEPLLQAETLGEWLPELRRILPIHLETNGTLHAELGRVIDSIDYISMDMKLPSTAGCGRELWEAHRRFLEVAVQRQVSVKVVIGQDTPLDEIGRVCAIMTAVEPTTPLFLQPLSNPAGGVDVTAAQILRLQETAAALLPDVRVIPQMHKMLGAL; this comes from the coding sequence ATGAGTAATCCGGCTCGCGTCAGCGAGATATTCTCCTCGATCCAGGGGGAGGGGTATCTGGCCGGTCGGCGCCAGATCTTCATCCGCCTGGATGAGTGCAACCTGGATTGCCGCTACTGCGATACGGTGTACGAAAGCGGCGCTTCCTGCCAGGTGGAAACCGCGCCCGGCTCGGGGGTCTTGCACGCGCTTCCCCAACCGCCTGGCGCGGACGCACTCGTCAGGCTGGTCGGGGAGTGGTGTCACCGTCTGCCGGGCGCCCATCACTCGATCAGCGTCACCGGCGGGGAACCGCTGCTCCAGGCCGAAACCCTGGGGGAGTGGCTGCCGGAACTGCGCCGCATCCTGCCGATCCATCTGGAGACCAACGGCACCCTGCACGCCGAGTTGGGGCGGGTCATCGACAGTATCGACTACATCAGCATGGATATGAAGCTCCCTTCCACCGCAGGCTGCGGCCGGGAACTCTGGGAGGCGCATCGCCGGTTCCTGGAGGTTGCCGTCCAGCGGCAGGTCTCGGTCAAGGTGGTCATCGGCCAGGATACGCCGTTGGACGAAATCGGTCGGGTCTGCGCCATCATGACTGCGGTGGAACCCACGACCCCCCTGTTTCTCCAACCCCTGTCCAATCCCGCCGGCGGGGTTGACGTCACGGCCGCCCAGATCCTGCGTTTGCAGGAAACGGCGGCGGCGCTGCTCCCCGATGTGCGGGTGATCCCGCAGATGCACAAGATGCTGGGGGCGCTGTGA